In the genome of Porphyrobacter sp. ULC335, one region contains:
- a CDS encoding SapC family protein, protein MASAPQQQLPLFYKDLLPLNSRDHADWKAGTLESAAYLAATHAIPLTSDEFVDAQRNFPIVFTAGESPLPIALFGLNEGVNTFVGDDMKINEAIYLPAYARRYPFILAKLQQGNDDMSLCFDPTANLLGKFDEGLEMFTATGEPTEYTQGVLDFCRRFEEAGQRTKLFMEELAKLDILMDGEIAITRNDMPDKPFIYRGFRMVDENKLRELSAETLDGLAKNGMLMLIYAHLFSLNLMRTLFERQLAQGKVPLTAEGGPAPALN, encoded by the coding sequence ATGGCCAGCGCGCCGCAACAGCAACTTCCGTTGTTCTACAAGGACCTTCTGCCGCTCAACAGCCGCGATCATGCCGACTGGAAAGCCGGCACGCTGGAAAGCGCCGCCTATCTGGCCGCGACCCACGCGATTCCGCTGACATCGGACGAATTCGTCGATGCACAGCGCAACTTCCCGATCGTGTTCACCGCCGGGGAAAGCCCGCTGCCGATCGCCCTGTTCGGCCTCAACGAAGGCGTCAACACCTTCGTCGGCGATGACATGAAGATCAACGAGGCGATCTACCTGCCCGCCTATGCGCGCCGCTATCCCTTCATCCTCGCCAAGCTTCAGCAGGGCAATGATGACATGTCGCTGTGCTTCGATCCGACCGCGAACCTGCTCGGCAAGTTCGACGAAGGTCTGGAAATGTTCACCGCCACGGGTGAGCCGACCGAATATACGCAGGGCGTGCTCGATTTCTGCCGCCGCTTCGAAGAAGCAGGTCAGCGCACCAAGCTGTTCATGGAAGAGCTCGCCAAGCTCGACATCCTGATGGACGGCGAAATCGCGATCACCCGCAACGACATGCCCGACAAGCCGTTCATCTACCGCGGTTTCCGCATGGTCGATGAAAACAAGCTGCGCGAACTGTCGGCCGAAACGCTCGATGGTCTCGCCAAGAACGGCATGCTGATGCTGATCTACGCACACCTGTTCTCGCTGAACCTGATGCGCACCCTGTTCGAGCGTCAGCTCGCCCAGGGCAAGGTGCCGCTGACGGCTGAAGGCGGTCCGGCGCCCGCGCTGAACTGA
- a CDS encoding ATP-dependent helicase — MNSDIPPPAATRDSGVTPVPAYAARLNAPQRAAVLATEGPVLMLAGAGTGKTAALTSRLAHLVATGRAYPSQILCVTFTNKAAREMRERVTHHLGPQAEGLPWLGTFHSICAKMLRRHAELVGLQHNYTIIDTDDQLRLLKQLIVEADLDEKRWPARQLAGLIDRWKNRGLNPADLDAVENEAYANGRGTALYARYQERLKQLNACDFGDLMLHMLNILRGHPDILADYQRRFRYIMVDEYQDTNAVQYLWLRLLAQGHKNICVVGDDDQSIYSWRGAEVANILRFEKDFPGAEVIRLEQNYRSTPHILGAASGLIRANSQRHDKTLWTEVNGGDKVKVIGVWDAPEEARRVGEAIERLEREGAALDQVAILVRAQYQTREFEDRFIQIGINYRIIGGFRFYERAEIRDALAYLRLIAQPQDDLAFERIHNQPKRGLGAKALEQMHSHARRTGLPLAAAALQLADSDELPKRTAITIGGLLRQFLYWRETTETVSPADLLRLVMEESGYNAMLAADRSPESAGRAENLSELARAMEEYETLGDFLEHVSLVMDNERSDAGETVTIMTIHAAKGLEFDNVFCVGWEEGVFPSQRAIDEGGLASLEEERRLAYVAITRARRHCTILHAANRRIYGQWTSSIPSRFIEDLPAEHIEQETTLTGGASLWRANWSEQEDPFAHVARDYPAKAQQRGPGWQRALTSGYETKPARVRENTRSAASFAAPARSDIAIGAMVTHAKFGTGCVIDQEGNKLTIMFEDAGEKRVLDSFVTVVG; from the coding sequence ATGAACAGCGACATCCCACCCCCCGCCGCCACGCGCGATTCCGGCGTTACTCCGGTCCCGGCCTATGCCGCGCGGCTGAACGCGCCTCAGCGCGCTGCCGTGCTCGCGACCGAGGGGCCGGTGCTGATGCTGGCAGGAGCAGGCACGGGAAAGACCGCCGCACTGACATCGCGGCTGGCGCATCTGGTGGCGACAGGGCGCGCCTATCCCTCGCAAATCCTTTGCGTCACCTTCACCAACAAGGCCGCGCGCGAAATGCGCGAGCGCGTGACACACCACCTCGGCCCGCAGGCGGAGGGGCTACCGTGGCTCGGCACCTTCCACTCGATCTGCGCCAAGATGCTGCGTCGCCATGCCGAACTGGTCGGGCTCCAGCACAATTACACGATCATCGACACTGACGATCAGCTGCGGCTGCTGAAGCAGCTGATCGTGGAGGCCGATCTTGACGAGAAGCGCTGGCCGGCGCGCCAGCTGGCGGGCCTGATCGACCGCTGGAAGAACCGCGGGCTTAACCCCGCCGATCTCGATGCGGTTGAGAACGAGGCCTATGCCAATGGCCGCGGCACGGCGCTCTATGCACGATATCAGGAGCGGCTGAAGCAGCTTAACGCCTGCGATTTCGGCGATCTGATGCTGCACATGCTGAACATCCTGCGCGGCCATCCCGATATCCTCGCCGATTACCAGCGCCGCTTCCGTTACATCATGGTAGACGAATATCAGGACACGAACGCGGTCCAGTACCTGTGGCTGCGGCTGCTGGCGCAGGGGCACAAGAACATCTGCGTCGTCGGCGATGATGACCAGTCGATCTATTCCTGGCGCGGGGCAGAGGTCGCCAACATCCTGCGCTTCGAGAAGGATTTCCCCGGCGCGGAAGTGATCCGGCTGGAACAGAACTACCGATCCACCCCGCACATCCTTGGCGCGGCATCGGGGCTGATCCGCGCGAACAGCCAGCGCCATGACAAGACACTGTGGACCGAGGTCAACGGCGGCGACAAGGTCAAGGTGATCGGCGTGTGGGATGCGCCCGAGGAAGCACGCCGTGTCGGCGAAGCCATCGAGCGGCTGGAGCGTGAAGGCGCGGCGCTCGATCAGGTCGCGATCCTCGTGCGCGCGCAGTACCAGACCCGGGAATTCGAAGACCGCTTCATCCAGATCGGGATCAATTACCGCATCATCGGCGGTTTCCGCTTCTACGAGCGTGCCGAGATCCGCGATGCGCTCGCCTATCTGCGCCTGATCGCGCAGCCGCAGGATGATCTGGCGTTCGAGCGCATCCACAATCAGCCGAAGCGCGGCCTCGGCGCGAAGGCACTTGAGCAGATGCACAGCCATGCGCGCCGCACCGGCCTGCCGCTGGCAGCGGCCGCGCTGCAACTGGCGGACAGCGACGAGCTGCCCAAGCGCACCGCCATCACCATCGGCGGATTGCTGCGCCAGTTCCTGTACTGGCGCGAGACGACCGAGACCGTGTCGCCTGCCGATCTGCTGCGGCTGGTCATGGAGGAATCAGGCTACAACGCCATGCTCGCCGCCGACCGTTCGCCGGAAAGTGCGGGGCGCGCGGAGAACCTCTCCGAACTTGCCCGGGCGATGGAGGAATACGAAACGCTCGGCGATTTCCTCGAGCATGTCAGCCTCGTCATGGACAACGAGCGCTCGGATGCGGGCGAGACGGTGACGATCATGACGATCCACGCCGCCAAGGGGCTGGAGTTCGACAACGTGTTCTGCGTCGGCTGGGAGGAAGGCGTCTTTCCCTCGCAACGCGCGATCGACGAAGGGGGCCTTGCGTCGCTGGAGGAGGAACGCCGCCTCGCCTATGTCGCGATCACCCGCGCGCGGCGGCATTGCACCATCCTCCACGCCGCCAATCGCCGGATCTACGGCCAGTGGACGAGCAGCATCCCCTCGCGCTTCATCGAAGACCTGCCGGCCGAACATATCGAGCAGGAAACCACGCTGACCGGCGGCGCATCGCTGTGGCGGGCAAACTGGAGCGAGCAGGAAGATCCCTTCGCCCACGTCGCGCGAGATTATCCCGCCAAAGCGCAGCAGCGCGGCCCCGGCTGGCAGCGCGCGCTAACCTCGGGCTACGAAACGAAACCGGCCCGCGTGCGCGAAAACACGCGCTCCGCTGCAAGCTTCGCCGCGCCCGCCCGATCCGACATCGCAATCGGCGCAATGGTGACCCACGCCAAGTTCGGTACGGGCTGCGTGATCGATCAGGAGGGCAACAAGCTGACGATCATGTTCGAAGACGCAGGCGAGAAGCGCGTGCTCGATAGCTTTGTAACGGTGGTGGGTTAG
- the cpdR gene encoding cell cycle two-component system response regulator CpdR, whose protein sequence is MTATRTPRILLAEDEEAMRAYLERALTNAGYEVSAVDRGTDAVPLLETGDYDLLLSDIVMPEMDGIELAQRCAEISPRTKVMFITGFAAVSLRASREQPAAKVLSKPFHLRDLVLEVERMFEEAGEARV, encoded by the coding sequence ATGACAGCGACACGCACCCCCCGCATCCTGCTCGCCGAAGACGAGGAGGCGATGCGCGCCTATCTCGAACGCGCGCTGACCAACGCCGGCTATGAAGTCAGCGCGGTCGACCGCGGCACCGATGCCGTGCCCCTGCTCGAAACAGGCGATTACGACCTTCTGCTATCGGACATTGTCATGCCGGAGATGGACGGGATCGAGCTTGCCCAGCGTTGCGCGGAGATCTCCCCGCGCACGAAGGTGATGTTCATCACCGGCTTTGCTGCGGTGTCCTTGCGCGCGAGCCGCGAACAGCCCGCAGCCAAGGTGCTGTCAAAGCCGTTCCACCTGCGCGACCTTGTGCTGGAAGTCGAACGCATGTTCGAGGAAGCTGGCGAAGCGCGGGTCTGA
- a CDS encoding sterol desaturase family protein: MIDTVVDTLRREFADLLPLAVLFGVLALATKRRALVEGFKRARPEIVTNIVLLLVNAAVVVPLLAVPILTGKSLIPRPEVLVAFWKSVPVAFSVLAAILIIDFVAYWRHRFEHSRVLWPIHATHHADEAMNWFSLRRKHPLGEALSMIMDGVLVILLGLPFWAIGVAFILRAWWGYFVHADVPWTLGILGKVLISPAAHRLHHIRDEQLMGYNFGNTVTLWDQLFGTYRDPSPYLNCETGIAEGTRDALGELARPFEARYWRKSEALTAEQPAN; the protein is encoded by the coding sequence ATGATCGACACTGTCGTTGATACCTTGCGTAGGGAATTTGCCGACCTGCTGCCGCTCGCGGTGCTGTTCGGCGTTCTTGCCCTTGCGACCAAGCGCCGCGCTCTGGTCGAGGGCTTCAAGCGTGCGCGCCCCGAGATTGTTACCAACATCGTCCTGCTGCTGGTCAACGCCGCGGTGGTAGTCCCGCTGCTGGCGGTGCCGATCCTGACCGGCAAATCGCTGATCCCGCGCCCTGAGGTGCTCGTTGCCTTCTGGAAGTCCGTGCCGGTCGCTTTCAGCGTGCTCGCCGCGATCCTCATCATCGATTTCGTCGCCTATTGGCGGCACCGCTTCGAACATTCGCGCGTGCTGTGGCCGATCCATGCGACCCACCACGCGGATGAGGCGATGAACTGGTTCAGCCTGCGCCGCAAACATCCGCTCGGCGAGGCGCTGAGCATGATCATGGACGGCGTACTGGTGATCCTGCTCGGCCTGCCATTCTGGGCAATCGGGGTGGCCTTCATCCTGCGTGCGTGGTGGGGGTATTTCGTCCACGCCGATGTCCCCTGGACGCTCGGCATCCTCGGCAAGGTGCTGATCTCGCCCGCCGCCCACCGCCTGCACCACATCCGCGACGAGCAGCTGATGGGTTACAACTTCGGCAACACGGTGACGCTGTGGGACCAGCTGTTCGGCACCTACCGCGACCCGTCACCCTATCTCAACTGCGAGACCGGCATTGCCGAAGGCACCCGCGACGCGCTGGGCGAACTCGCACGGCCTTTCGAGGCGCGTTACTGGCGAAAGTCCGAAGCGCTGACGGCCGAACAACCGGCGAACTGA
- a CDS encoding N-formylglutamate amidohydrolase, which translates to MSTPPRSPRLGSGHNGSAVRTAVSGGVVPGLDDAPAFTLTSPPRLRLPVLVAVPHAGRAYPPAVTARMRDATLAQLRLEDRYVDRLGVGIARETGAALMVAHAPRALLDLNRAEDDIDWDMIEGGRPDDLPDAEPGQRSNARARSGLGLVPRRLPGSGEIWRGRLAPQELAARIDGIHRAYHEALGQELARIRAEWGAALLIDLHSMPPLRAAEGEARAPLLVLGDRFGASCNNTLMGRALGHLEARRIPASQNRPYSGGYVLDRHGAPHAGVHAVQIEVCRATYLDRHLAEPGAGLPAIVAMLVGLVRELGAEAALLGGGDGLRQAAE; encoded by the coding sequence ATGTCGACGCCTCCCCGCTCCCCCCGGCTTGGCTCAGGCCATAATGGTTCCGCTGTCCGGACCGCGGTGAGCGGCGGGGTGGTGCCGGGTCTGGACGACGCGCCCGCCTTCACCTTGACGAGTCCGCCGCGTCTGCGTCTGCCCGTGCTGGTGGCCGTGCCCCATGCGGGACGCGCCTATCCTCCGGCAGTCACTGCAAGGATGCGCGACGCGACGCTGGCGCAGTTGCGGCTAGAGGACCGCTATGTCGACCGGCTCGGCGTAGGCATTGCGCGCGAGACGGGCGCGGCCCTGATGGTCGCGCATGCGCCGCGCGCACTGCTCGATCTCAACCGTGCCGAGGACGATATTGATTGGGACATGATCGAGGGCGGTCGGCCCGATGATCTTCCGGATGCAGAACCCGGCCAGCGCAGCAATGCCCGGGCGCGTAGCGGCCTCGGGCTGGTACCGCGCCGCCTGCCGGGATCGGGCGAAATCTGGCGCGGGCGGCTTGCGCCGCAGGAACTTGCTGCCCGGATCGATGGCATCCACCGTGCCTATCACGAAGCGCTCGGCCAGGAATTGGCGCGGATTCGCGCGGAATGGGGCGCGGCCCTGTTGATCGACCTGCATTCGATGCCGCCCCTGCGCGCGGCAGAGGGCGAAGCGCGCGCGCCCTTGCTGGTGCTGGGCGACCGCTTCGGTGCATCTTGCAACAATACGCTGATGGGCCGGGCGCTCGGACACCTTGAGGCCCGCCGCATTCCGGCGTCGCAAAACCGCCCCTATTCGGGCGGCTATGTGCTCGACCGCCACGGCGCACCACATGCCGGCGTGCATGCGGTGCAGATCGAGGTGTGCCGCGCGACCTATCTTGACCGCCATCTGGCGGAGCCGGGCGCGGGCTTGCCCGCGATCGTCGCAATGCTGGTGGGACTGGTGCGCGAGCTTGGCGCGGAGGCAGCGCTGCTGGGCGGGGGTGACGGCCTTCGCCAGGCAGCAGAGTAG
- a CDS encoding FAD-binding oxidoreductase, which produces MNHPAPPPRSAAASDAFLTEATALLGERGLTTDPDRMDAWLTDWRGRYTGRALALASPASAAEVAALVRLCAAHRVPIVPQGGNSGMAGGATPDESGAAIILSLRRMDSVRSLSAEAGQVVCEAGVILQTLHDVADQAGMRFPLTLGGKGSATIGGLISTNAGGTQVLRHGTMRAQVLGLEAVLASGEVLDLMTPLKKDNRGFDLKQLLIGSEGTLGIVTAANLRLLPASLGRATAWVGLGGIVEARTLLRRVERALGDALEGFEVVPEHCLGSVLAHQPTARAPLGERHAWNALIECVSPSQDSTALREALEGALAAAMDDGLVADAVIAANDTQAEAFWALRDGISAAERALGPAMQHDISVPVEKMPEFILAAAPDIEAAFPGTRAVAFGHLGDGNVHFHVLAPGGAVRGEWEEAEGKAVSARVYDLVTRWGGSISAEHGIGQMKVDELARLHDPVALAVMSRVKQALDPLGLLNPGKLLHTLSTP; this is translated from the coding sequence ATGAACCACCCAGCACCGCCCCCGCGCTCCGCCGCTGCCTCCGACGCCTTCCTGACCGAGGCAACAGCGCTGCTGGGAGAGCGTGGGCTGACCACCGACCCCGACCGGATGGACGCGTGGCTGACCGACTGGCGCGGGCGCTACACCGGACGCGCGCTGGCACTTGCTTCGCCAGCCTCGGCTGCGGAGGTCGCCGCGCTGGTCAGGCTGTGCGCCGCACACCGCGTGCCGATTGTCCCGCAAGGCGGCAACAGCGGCATGGCGGGCGGTGCGACCCCGGACGAAAGCGGCGCGGCGATCATCCTTTCGCTGCGGCGAATGGACAGCGTTCGCAGCCTCTCGGCTGAAGCGGGACAGGTGGTTTGCGAGGCGGGTGTCATTCTCCAGACGCTGCACGATGTGGCGGACCAGGCCGGAATGCGCTTTCCGCTGACTCTCGGCGGGAAAGGTTCAGCCACGATCGGCGGGCTGATTTCTACTAACGCAGGCGGCACGCAGGTGCTGCGCCACGGCACCATGCGCGCACAGGTTCTGGGGCTGGAAGCGGTGCTGGCATCGGGCGAAGTGCTGGACTTGATGACCCCGCTCAAGAAGGACAATCGCGGCTTCGACCTCAAGCAGTTGCTGATCGGATCGGAGGGGACGCTGGGCATAGTCACCGCAGCGAACCTGCGTCTGCTGCCCGCCAGCCTTGGCCGCGCAACGGCATGGGTGGGACTTGGCGGGATTGTGGAGGCACGCACGCTGCTGCGCCGTGTGGAGCGCGCTTTGGGCGATGCGCTGGAAGGCTTCGAGGTCGTGCCGGAGCATTGTCTCGGCTCCGTTCTCGCCCATCAGCCCACCGCCCGCGCGCCTTTGGGCGAGCGCCATGCGTGGAATGCGCTAATCGAATGCGTATCGCCCTCTCAGGACAGCACGGCTTTGCGCGAAGCGCTGGAAGGCGCCCTCGCCGCCGCGATGGACGATGGTTTGGTTGCCGACGCTGTGATTGCCGCCAATGATACGCAAGCCGAGGCCTTCTGGGCCTTGCGCGACGGCATATCCGCTGCCGAACGCGCGCTTGGCCCGGCGATGCAGCACGATATCTCAGTGCCGGTCGAGAAGATGCCAGAATTCATCCTGGCCGCCGCGCCTGATATCGAAGCCGCCTTCCCCGGCACCCGCGCGGTCGCTTTCGGCCATCTCGGGGACGGCAATGTCCACTTCCACGTCCTCGCCCCCGGAGGCGCAGTGCGCGGGGAATGGGAAGAAGCGGAAGGCAAGGCGGTCAGCGCGCGGGTCTATGATCTGGTGACGCGGTGGGGCGGATCGATCAGCGCCGAACACGGAATCGGGCAGATGAAAGTGGACGAACTGGCCCGCCTGCACGATCCGGTTGCGCTGGCAGTGATGTCGCGCGTGAAGCAAGCGCTCGACCCGCTCGGCCTGCTCAATCCGGGGAAACTCCTCCACACCCTGTCCACCCCCTGA
- a CDS encoding DUF4189 domain-containing protein: MLRRFGLVCLPALMLGMSLLTPDKASAQSCPAGIPSGGNPGCIPPDVYNGGQGNDSGGPADSAPLLQSWQAGHSALVWHQDATEVWAVWNAMSVSDATDMALKACNKVMGGGCVVASSSTGGTTAFGPGSDGYMRAAWGDKKSDAIKAFHKQCAEAGQACRLQETFTSTHIKRPVMIPIMRTVAHLPETRGIASYGAIASPRPEPVGTEWVGHVWMATGKATYAEATEQALARCRSATGMECALDTHGVNSNFYLYTTHDDMFFWSSGLSRKEAEAHLSKKCKLRFKGKKCSIVGFYDMATPRNDMVLMSTNPETVPGG; encoded by the coding sequence ATGCTGCGCCGCTTTGGACTTGTCTGCCTACCTGCATTGATGCTCGGCATGAGTTTGCTCACGCCTGACAAGGCAAGTGCCCAGAGCTGCCCCGCAGGGATTCCCAGTGGCGGAAATCCGGGCTGCATACCGCCAGATGTCTATAACGGCGGTCAGGGCAACGACAGTGGTGGTCCTGCGGATTCGGCTCCGTTGCTCCAGAGCTGGCAGGCGGGTCACTCTGCGCTGGTGTGGCACCAGGACGCGACCGAGGTCTGGGCGGTGTGGAACGCCATGTCCGTTTCGGACGCAACCGACATGGCACTGAAGGCCTGCAATAAGGTCATGGGTGGCGGCTGCGTGGTCGCAAGCTCATCCACGGGCGGCACAACTGCATTCGGACCGGGGTCGGACGGTTACATGCGCGCCGCATGGGGTGACAAGAAAAGCGATGCGATCAAGGCATTCCACAAGCAGTGCGCTGAAGCCGGGCAGGCCTGCCGGTTGCAGGAGACCTTCACCTCAACCCACATAAAGCGCCCCGTGATGATTCCCATCATGCGCACTGTTGCCCATTTGCCCGAAACGCGAGGCATCGCATCGTACGGAGCAATTGCCTCCCCAAGGCCCGAACCGGTTGGCACCGAATGGGTTGGCCATGTCTGGATGGCGACCGGAAAAGCGACCTACGCTGAGGCTACCGAACAAGCCCTCGCCCGATGCAGATCCGCAACGGGGATGGAATGTGCCTTGGACACACATGGGGTGAACAGCAATTTTTATCTTTATACTACTCACGACGATATGTTCTTTTGGTCGTCCGGTCTTAGTCGCAAAGAGGCCGAGGCGCATTTGTCAAAGAAGTGCAAACTGCGCTTCAAAGGAAAGAAATGCTCGATAGTCGGATTTTACGACATGGCGACACCACGCAATGACATGGTGCTCATGAGTACGAACCCGGAGACTGTTCCGGGTGGGTGA
- a CDS encoding DEAD/DEAH box helicase produces the protein MTFADLGLSPELLKAVEDAGYSTPTAIQAQAIPTVLMMRDLIGIAQTGTGKTASFVLPMIDVMAAGRRRALMPRSLILEPTRELAAQVAENFEKYGKNHDLKMALLIGGVQMGDQLKALSDGVDVLIATPGRLMDLFERGKIMLNGCELLVIDEADRMLDMGFIPDIEFICSKLPETRQTMLFSATMPPPIEKLAKKFLTNPKRIEVSRAASTNADITAFKVPVKSRSKKDTLRWFLENDLVENAIIFANRKTTVRELNQSLARFGFRSSEIHGDMDQGSRIKELERFKAGEVNILVASDVAARGLDIKGVSHVFNFDTPWHPDDYVHRIGRTGRAGAKGRAFTFVSEEDAEAISNVEKLTGSPIKVFGKEDVRVDLSEVIAKAEAAKVERVEDGEEREERKPRRAREERAPREERAPREERAPREERAPREERPRREKSAPRTDQVTASDDRKPRRYREDDEPVPAGEWNGPRPGFLDVGFG, from the coding sequence ATGACCTTCGCCGATCTCGGCCTTTCGCCCGAATTGCTCAAAGCCGTCGAGGATGCGGGCTATTCCACGCCCACTGCCATCCAGGCGCAGGCGATCCCGACCGTGCTGATGATGCGGGATCTGATCGGCATCGCCCAGACAGGCACGGGCAAAACGGCGAGCTTCGTGCTGCCGATGATCGACGTGATGGCAGCGGGCCGCCGCCGCGCGCTGATGCCGCGTTCGCTGATCCTCGAGCCGACGCGCGAACTCGCTGCGCAGGTTGCCGAGAACTTCGAAAAGTACGGCAAGAATCACGATCTCAAGATGGCGCTGCTGATCGGCGGCGTGCAGATGGGTGACCAGTTGAAGGCCCTGTCCGACGGCGTTGACGTGCTGATCGCCACGCCCGGCCGCCTGATGGACCTGTTCGAGCGCGGCAAGATCATGCTCAACGGCTGCGAACTGCTGGTGATCGACGAGGCCGACCGGATGCTCGACATGGGGTTCATCCCCGATATCGAGTTCATCTGCTCCAAGCTTCCCGAAACGCGCCAGACGATGCTTTTCTCGGCGACCATGCCGCCGCCGATCGAGAAGCTGGCCAAGAAGTTCCTGACCAATCCCAAGCGGATCGAGGTCAGCCGGGCGGCTTCGACCAATGCCGACATCACCGCCTTCAAGGTGCCAGTGAAGTCGCGCTCGAAGAAAGACACGCTGCGCTGGTTCCTCGAGAACGACCTTGTCGAAAACGCGATCATCTTCGCCAACCGCAAGACCACCGTTCGTGAACTCAACCAGAGCCTTGCCCGCTTCGGCTTCCGCTCCAGCGAGATCCACGGCGACATGGATCAGGGCAGCCGGATCAAGGAGCTCGAACGCTTCAAGGCGGGTGAGGTCAACATTCTCGTCGCGTCGGACGTCGCTGCGCGCGGTCTCGACATCAAGGGCGTCAGCCACGTTTTCAACTTCGATACGCCGTGGCACCCGGACGATTACGTCCACCGCATCGGCCGTACCGGCCGTGCGGGCGCCAAGGGTCGGGCCTTCACCTTCGTCTCGGAAGAAGATGCCGAGGCGATTTCCAATGTCGAGAAGCTCACCGGCAGCCCGATCAAGGTGTTCGGCAAGGAAGATGTCCGCGTCGATCTGAGCGAAGTGATCGCCAAGGCCGAAGCGGCCAAGGTTGAACGCGTCGAGGACGGCGAGGAGCGCGAAGAGCGCAAGCCGCGCCGTGCCCGCGAAGAACGCGCACCCCGCGAAGAGCGAGCACCCCGTGAAGAACGTGCGCCGCGCGAAGAACGTGCTCCTCGCGAAGAACGGCCCCGCCGTGAAAAGTCTGCGCCGCGCACCGACCAGGTCACAGCGAGCGACGATCGCAAGCCGCGTCGCTATCGCGAGGATGACGAACCCGTCCCCGCGGGTGAGTGGAACGGTCCGCGTCCCGGATTCCTCGACGTCGGTTTCGGCTGA
- a CDS encoding NADP-dependent isocitrate dehydrogenase — protein sequence MQKIKVANPVVELDGDEMTRIIWQWIRERLILPYLDVDLKYYDLSIENRDATDDQVTVDSANAIKQYGVGVKCATITPDEQRVEEFGLKKMWKSPNGTIRNILGGVVFREPIVIDNVPRLVPGWTDPIVVGRHAFGDQYKATDTLIPGPGKLRLVWDGENGEKIDLDVFDFPSAGVAMAMYNLDDSIRDFARASFNYGLNLGWPVYLSTKNTILKAYDGRFKDLFQEVFDTEGFAEQFKAKGMVYEHRLIDDMVASALKWSGKFVWACKNYDGDVQSDTVAQGFGSLGLMTSVLLSPDGKTVEAEAAHGTVTRHYRQHQQGKSTSTNPIASIFAWTRGLMYRGKFDNTPEVVKFAETLERVCIQTVEKGYMTKDLALLIGPGQAWQTTEQFFETIVENLEKEMAKQA from the coding sequence ATGCAAAAAATCAAAGTCGCCAACCCCGTCGTCGAGCTTGACGGCGACGAGATGACCCGCATCATCTGGCAGTGGATCCGCGAAAGGCTGATCCTGCCCTATCTCGACGTTGACCTGAAGTATTACGACCTCTCGATCGAGAACCGCGATGCGACGGACGATCAGGTGACGGTCGATTCCGCCAACGCCATCAAGCAGTATGGCGTCGGCGTGAAGTGCGCCACCATCACCCCCGATGAACAGCGCGTCGAAGAATTCGGCCTCAAGAAAATGTGGAAGTCGCCCAACGGCACGATCCGCAACATTCTGGGCGGTGTGGTGTTCCGCGAACCGATCGTGATCGATAACGTGCCGCGCCTTGTGCCGGGCTGGACAGATCCCATCGTGGTCGGCCGTCATGCCTTTGGCGACCAGTACAAGGCGACTGACACCTTGATCCCCGGCCCCGGCAAGCTGCGTCTGGTGTGGGACGGCGAGAATGGCGAGAAGATCGACCTCGACGTGTTCGACTTCCCCAGCGCCGGCGTGGCGATGGCGATGTACAACCTCGACGATTCGATCCGCGATTTCGCCCGCGCCAGCTTCAACTACGGCCTCAACCTCGGCTGGCCGGTGTACCTCAGCACCAAGAACACCATCCTCAAGGCCTATGACGGGCGCTTCAAGGACCTGTTCCAGGAAGTCTTCGACACCGAAGGATTCGCCGAACAGTTCAAGGCCAAGGGCATGGTCTACGAACACCGCCTGATCGACGACATGGTCGCCTCGGCGCTCAAGTGGTCGGGCAAGTTCGTCTGGGCCTGCAAGAACTACGACGGCGACGTGCAGTCGGACACCGTGGCGCAGGGCTTCGGCTCGCTCGGTCTGATGACCTCCGTGCTGCTCAGCCCCGATGGCAAGACGGTCGAAGCCGAAGCCGCGCACGGCACCGTCACCCGCCACTATCGCCAGCACCAGCAGGGCAAGTCGACTTCGACCAACCCGATCGCCTCGATCTTCGCCTGGACCCGCGGCCTGATGTATCGCGGCAAGTTCGACAACACGCCCGAAGTGGTGAAGTTCGCCGAAACGCTCGAGCGTGTCTGCATCCAGACTGTCGAGAAGGGCTACATGACCAAGGACCTCGCGCTGCTGATCGGCCCGGGTCAGGCATGGCAGACCACCGAGCAGTTCTTCGAGACGATCGTCGAGAACCTCGAAAAGGAAATGGCCAAGCAGGCCTGA